Below is a genomic region from Orenia metallireducens.
AATCACTATTTAGAGCAATTACCAATAAATCCCCCCTGGCTTTAGCTTCTGCTAGATAACGGGTATGCCCTACATGAAGAATATCAAAGCACCCATTGGTAAAGACAATCTTCTTGCCTTCTGTTTTCTTCTCTTTTAAAATAATCTTTAACTGATCTCTTGGTTGAATCTTCTCTATAATACTCATTGAGCATCACCAATAACCTCTGCTAATTCTTCCCGACTTGTTGTAGCAACACCGGACTTCTTAACTACAATCCCAGCAGCATAATTGGATAATTTCATAGCTTCTACCATTTCTGCACCACTTGCTAAAGCTAAAGTTAGAGTAGCTATTACTGTATCACCAGCACCTGTCACATCAAAAACTTCCGTATAATTTGAAGCCGGAATATGGGTTGTTCCAGTGTCAGTAAAGACTTGCATACCTTCTCCACCTAAAGTTACTAACATTGCTTTAGAGTTTAAATCCTCTTTTAACTTCCATCCAGCCTTTTCAATATCATTAGCTGATTTTAATTTAAACCCCACTGCTTTTTCTGTCTCCTCTTTATTAGGTGTGGCAATAGTAATACCTTTGAAGGTCATCAATTCATACCTAGAATCAACAGCTATAATCTTATTATGTTTATTAGCAATAGAGATTACCTCTTCTTTTATCCTGTCAGTAAAGACACCATTACCATAATCCGATAAGATTAAAGCATCAACTTCAACAATAACCTCTTCTACATAATTAATTAATTCATCTTCAATTTCTTTGGAGATATCATGGGTCTCTAATTTATCTACCCTTACCATCTGTTGCTTTACAGTCTGACCACCACCAGCTAAAATTCGAGTCTTAACTGAAGTGGGGCGAGAACTATCTACAATCAGACCATCAGTTATCATTCCATCTGCTTTTAAGTTATCTACTAACTTTTCTCCTACTATATCATTTCCAATTACTCCTGCTAAATAGACCTGTCCATCTAAAGCAGCCACATTATTAGCAGCATTGGTCCCTCCACCAGGTAATATCTTATGATCAGTATGCCTTAATATTAAAACAGGAGCTTCACGAGATAAACGTTCTGGTTGTCCAATAATAAATTCATCTGCAATCATGTCTCCAAGCACCAAAATCCTCCGTTTATCAAAAGAAGTTAAATAATCAAGCAATTTAACCATTAATCTTCCCTCGCTTCAATATCCATTAGTATCCATTCAACTGCATCAAATAAGTCTTCAGCTATATAGTCAGGCTCTACCTTCCAATTATCTTGTGCATTTTGGTAATCTCCCATTCCATAGCCAGTCAAAACTAAAATACCTTTAGCTCCTACTCGATGAGCTACCTCAACATCACTTATCTTATCACCAATCATATAGGATTTTTTTAAATCTACGCCAAACTCTTCTTTCCCCTGTAATAACATTCCAGGTTCTGGTTTGCGACAGTTACATTCTTTCTTAAACTTACCTTCTCCTACCCGAGGATGATGATGGCAATAATAGATTGCATCTAAATAAGCCCCTTCAGATTTTAATAACTCTTCTAATCTATTATGAACTTGTCCAATCATCTCTTCTTTAAAATAACCTCTAGCAACACCTGCTTGATTAGTTGCTAAGATTGCTTTAATTCCAGATTGATTTAATTTCTTGATTGCTAGTCCACTTCTTGGAAGCAATTCATATCTATTAGGATGATTTACATAACCAATCTCTTTACTTACTGTTCCATCTCTATCCATAAAAACCGCTACATCACTTAAATCCATCTAAATAAACCCCTCTTCCTTAAAAATAATATCTAGTTCCAATATTTAAACCTTCAGTATCCTCTTGTCCTGAAAACTTTCTATGTCCAACCTCTAAGTATATATTTTCAGTTAATCTATAATCAAAGCCTAGCATATATCCTAAATAATTACTATCTTTCTTTAATAAGACATCTATTCCTAAATTTAAATCTAAAAGTTTATTCTCTTTTTTAGAATATAAAACACCAATTCGCGGATAACCTTCCTCAAAATCAGTGTGATAACCTACAACAGCAGTTACATCATAATCAAGCTCATTTACAATATTAAGTTTAGCATTAATATCTAATTTGTTATCTTTCTCATCATCAATACTTTGATCATCAGACTCACCAATATAAGTATATATTCCCTCAATTCCAAAGTTTGAAGATAATCCAAATTCTGTTTCTAGATTTAAAGCTCTAATCTCTCCATCTAAAACTTGAATTCCATAGGCTAAAGAAGAATCTCCTTTACCTATTTCAGCCTGTGACATAGCATTAGCACTACCACTATTAAAAACAGCCATAAAGCAGAATACTAACAATTGTATAATTAGTACATTTTTTATTCTCACTATGAGTCCTCCTTAATTATAGATTACCCTACTTATCTTAAAGTTATCATTATGTATCAGATCAACCTCTTTAATATCTTCTATCTTATTACCATGCTCATCTTTAATGATTCTAACAATAGGTCGGCTCAAATCCTCTTTGTTAACATCTACTACTATGCCAACTTGATTATTACTCAATTCTACCATTGCTCCTACTGGGAAAATAGCTACATGCTTAAGTAAAGCATCTACACATTCAGGATTTAATTTAACCCCCTTTAATTCATTGATAATCTTTAAAGCCTCATGGGGCATTAATTTACGCTTATAAACTCTATCACTAGTTAAAGCATCATAAATATCAGCTACTGTAACTATCTGAGCCCATTTGCTAATCTCTTCACCTTTAAGACCTCTTGGATAGCCAGATCCATCAACATATTCATGATGTTGATAAGCAATATGTGCAGAAAGAATACTTATCCCTGCTACTTCTCTAATAATATGATAGCCATAGGTTGAATGCTTCTTAACCTCCTCATATTCTTCTTCTGTTAGCTTACCTGGTTTCATAATTATATCTTTATCTACTTTAATCTTACCTACATCATGTAAAAATGCCCCTATTGCTATTTTCTTAACATCTTCTCTTGTATAGTTAAAATGTAATGACATTAAAATTGACAGTATTGTTACACCAACAGAGTGCTGAAAAGTATAACTATCGTAAGTTCTAATATCATTTAAGTGTATAACTACATGATTTTGTAGAAGAATCTCATCTAAAATACTATCTACTGCCTGATTAACCTTAGCAAGGTCAATTTCTGAGCCAGATTTAATAGATTCCATAGTATTCTTTACAACTCTGATTGCTTCTAATCTTGTTTTATCAGAGATAGGTTCTGGGGCCTTTACATCTGGAAAATTATCATCCATAATATAAATTTCAGGTATATTCATCTTTTTTAGTCGCTCAATATAATTATCTTTTAAAGCCATACCTGCACCAAGTAATAATTGTCCTGATTCATTGTAAATTGTCTTTGCTAGTTTCATTCCTTCTTCTAACTTATCAATTGGAATCGGCTTCATATTATCCCACCATTTCCTCAATTATTCTAGTTTTATAGCTAACACCTCTTTTTTGTGCTACCCATTTAATCACTAGTTAATAAGATATACCAACTACAACATTATAAAGTATAATCCCAAGGTATTGCCTAAAGAGCTTCTATTTATTATAACATATTTGAATCAACAATTCATTTTCAACTTTAAATTTATTATAAATTTATAATTATAACCTAATCTAGTATTAGTAATAACAAATAATAGCTAAATCATTCATACTAAAATCTACTTTAATTTATTCTTCACCAAATTTGTTATTAATAACTTCAATAATCTTATCTAAAGCTGTTTGTTCATCCTTACCATCAGCTCTAATAATAATCTTTTCTCCATAACCAATAGCCAAAGACATAACACTTATTATACTTTTTAAATTAGCTTCTCTATTTTCATGAATAATTTGAAGGCTACAATCAAATTTATTAGCTGCATCTATTAATAGTGAAGCAGGTCTTGCATGTAATCCAGTCTTATTTTGAATAGTAACTTTTTTAGTTAACATTCTATCACCTCTTAACTATAATTTTTTTATTATTTCTATATTCAATAAGTAAATCCCTTTTAAATTTTAATTTTCCACTGTAGTAATGATTATATCAGTTTATAAATGATCTGTTCCTTATAGGCTTCTCATCTCTTCATAAATAATCAACCACAATAATATAGTAGTTTATTTACGTGTTTAAAAACAACTATAGCATAGCCAAAAATAAAATGTTTATAGTACTCGAGTAGAATTTTTCATACAAATTTAGACATATATTAATCTCAAAAGATCATAAAATTAAGCTTATATACTATAATAATTATCATTTTTTATTTATATTACTATTTAATTATTATAAATATTTTATTAATTTTTACCAAAAAAAATTTATTGATTATAAAAAATTAATATATCCTATAAATTTTCAACTCTAAAACAAAATTTATAATCTCAGACTTTACTCATCATTTGTTATTAATTACTTCATCACTGTTATCTAACATAAAGTATAGAAGAGTTGCTAAAGCAACTCTTCTAATTAATATTAATCTTCAACTTAAAAGAATCTTTTCTATAATTTTAATAGTAGATCATTAAATAATTCAGTTTGCCTATTCACAATAAATTTATCTTTAAACTAGTAATTTACTTTCTTATTTTTTGAAAAAGTAAATCCTATATCCATGGTAAAAATCGGATGATTCCTGAATGTATAGAGATAAATTCAATAATACTTCTACCTTTGAAGTTTTCAAATAATTTCCCACTACACTTCTGGCAGTATTCTTGGAAGGAACTATTTACCTCTCCACAATACCTACACTTAACTTTCATGTTATCCCCTCCTTATATAGACTTGTAAACTTATAGGGTTATATTATATGTTACATTATATTTGGAGGATATTAAAATGTTCCAACTTTTTATTTCAATCTAAGAAATGTAAACCTCATCTAAGAATTAACTTTAAATTGAAGTATAGTCGGATAATATGATTAGTAGTTAAAAATATTATAAGTTTTACTCTAAAATTAGAAAGAGCAGCCTGTAATTATAATTACAGGCTGCTCTTTTCTTTAAATAATATCTATATATTACTAATTATAGCTAACACATAATTATAGCTTAACTACATTAGCAGCTTGAGGACCTCTATCTCCCTCAGTAATTTCAAACTCTACTTCTTGTCCTTCTTCTAAAGTCTTGAATCCTTCATCTTGGATAGATGAAAAATGTACAAACACATCATCTCCAGCTTCTCTTTCAATAAATCCATAACCTTTTGCTCCATCAAACCATTTAACTGTTCCTCTTTCCATAAAACTTAACTCCTCCTATTTCTTAACTATTAGTTGATTTCATTATAACATAACAAGGAAATATTGGCAAAATTATTTAGTCATTATTACCCGTTAGCTTCATATATTCTAATAATTTTAATAAGTAACTATGATGTTAAACTTTTTATATAGAGTTATATATACGGCTACTATCAATTTCAATTTACTAAGTAATTTAGCTAAAAGTTTATATAATACGCGTATTATGTGGGTGATTGTGAAGCTAACCGTATTCCCAGTTATAGTATATCAAATTATAGAGATTTAATTCTGTAATAAAGAATTTTTTGATAATTATTTTCTTGCTATTAGGTTATAGTGGATAATTAGTAGCACTAAACTAAATTGAATATCTCCACTCAGTCTCTTTTATTAAGATTGAAACCACTTCTTCTAGATACTTCTGGTCCACTTCATCAAACCTTGCTTTAATTGGACTATCTATATCCAATACGCCTTTTATTTGATTGTCAATAATAATTGGTACTACAATCTCTGAACTGGAAGCTGCATCACAGGCAATATGTCCAGAAAAATCATGAACATCTTTGACAACTAAAGTCTCCTTCTTTTCAACAGAAGTACCACATACCCCTTTACCTTTAGCTATTCTAACACAAGCAGATTTCCCTTGGAAGGGTCCTAACACTAGCTGATCTTCTTTCCATAAATAGAAGCCTGCCCAATTAACTTCTTCTAAATTATTATATAGTACTGCTGAAACATTGGCTAAGTTAGCCATTAGATCACTCTCAGCTGAGGTCAACCCTTTTACTTGTAAGATTATATTTTGATAGATTTCTTCTTTAGTCATATCCATTAGCTCCTTTTAGTTATGATAATATAAATATCTTATATTAGCCTAAATTCATACCATTAAGAGTATCTCTTAATCTTTTTAATTCTTCTTTAGTTAAGGTAATACCTTTCCCCATCTTCTCATGGTCAGGAGCCCAGTCTCTTAAATCATATTTTGCTGCTCTACCATTCCAACTAATAAGGTTTAATTCCTTGGTCCAACCCTTAGGTGATTCTGAAATTTTTCCTATCTTTTCAAGAATTTCATACTTTATATTTGCCATTAATATCCTCCTTGTTTTATAAGCATTATTAGTAAATTCAATCAAGTAAATCCATGATATATTTTCTAATAAATAAAAATTATTCTTTAAAGAATAATTTTTGTAGTTCATTATTCTTCTATATTATTTCTATTATTCCTGCCGATAAACTTGATTTTTCAATTAATCCCTATAGAAATTAAACTATGGACAGTAAATCTTAAAATATTAACCCTATACCAGTTTCATATATCTAATAAAAAAGAGCCTCCCAAATAACTTGGAAGACTCCTTTTTTACCTAAGTAATAATCTATATATTACTGCTTACGCATAATATCCAATTATAACTTAATTACATTTGCTGCTTGAGGACCTCTATCTCCTTCAACGATATCAAACTCAACAGCCTGACCTTCGTCTAGAGATTTGAATCCGTCACCTTCGATAGCTGAGAAATGTACGAATACATCATTTCCACCTTCTTGTTCAATAAATCCATAACCTTTTTCTGCATTAAACCATTTTACTGTACCTTTGTTCATAAAAAATAATTCCTCCTATTTATCGCCTTGTTAGGCCTTAATGACTTAATTATAGCATATTATATTAATATCGTCAAAGAAAATTTAGAAATAAATTTAAAAAAGTCATTTATTATCCTTTGACTAGTCTTGCTACTGTCTCTACATGCCCAGTATGTGGGAACATATCCACACATTTAACCTCTTCTATCTTATATCCTGCATCTTGAAATTCCTTTAAGTTTGGTGCCAAAGTCTTAGGATTACAGGATACATAGACCATCTCTTCACATCCAAAATTAATTATCTTCGGTAAAGCTTTAGGATGAATACCTGCACGAGGTGGGTCAATAATGATTAAATCAGGTTTCTCTTCTAACTCATCGATTTTCTCTAATACATCTCCTGCAATAAAGCGGCAATTATCCAGTCCATTCAACTGAGCATTCTCTTTAGCCATCTCCACAGCTTCTTCTACTATCTCAATTCCCACTACCTCTTTCGCTTTAGATGCTACAATCTGCCCAATAGTTCCTGTTCCACAGTATAAATCATAGACTAGCTTATTATCAGCATCACCTAAAAATTCTTTGACTACAGAATATAGTTTCTCTGCTCCAAAGGTATTTGGCTGAAAGAAGGAAAAGGGCTTAACTTTAAATCTTAATCCTAGTAACTCTTCATAATAATGATCTCTACCATAATGAACAATTAATTCTTCACATTTAACAGCATCAGAGAAGTCATCATTAATAGTTTGCAAAAATCCAACTAGTTCTCCCTTATAATCTAGCTTTTGCAGCTTTTCACTTAATTCAATAGGATCATGATTTATTTGGGATGTTGTCACAAGGTTAATTAAAATCTCACCTGTATTCAAACCTTTTCTTACTACCAAGTGGCGTAGATACCCTTCTCTACTTTGAATATGATATTTCTTAAATCCTTTTTCTCTAAAGTAATCTAAAACCGTTGTTAAAACTAAGGTGAAATCATCATCTACTAGCTTACAACCACCTACACTAATAATATCAAAGCGCCTTGCTCTAGGATGCATTCCTAATTGAAGTTGTCCATCCCGTTCTAAATCTCCAAAACTGAACTCCATCTTATTTCTATATTCAAAGATACTAGGACTAGGCTCAATTCCTAGAAATTTATAATCCTCTATTCCATTTTCATCAAGTAACTTCTTAACTTGCTTTTCCTTATTATCAATCTGTAATTTATACTCGATACTCTGCTGACTACATCCTCCACACTCTCCGTAATGAGGGCACTTTGCTTCTATCTCTAAAGGGGAGCTCTCTAGTACTTCTAATAGCTTCCCTTTGTAATGGTTACTTCTCTTTCTAGCAAGAAAGGTCTTAACCTTCTGCCCTGGTAGAGCATTCTTGACTCTAATCTCATGCCCATCTACATAAGCAACACCTGTATTAGGAAAGACAGTATCCTCTATTGTGACCTCTAATACTGCTCTTTTTTTGACTTTAGCCATAGTTATTTCTCCTCTCATCTTATATATGATAACTATATTTATATATAATGGTATAGAAACTTTTAAAAGTGAACTAACCTTTAACTAAGTTAATTAAAAAATTATTACGAGAAAGCTTATCAGCTTTTTTCTCGTGTTACTTTTGTCATTGCCACAAAAGTAACCAAAAGGTCTAGAAAAAATTCAACTCACTTCGCAACTAAATTATTTATTATTAGTATTAATTAGATTCTTTAATTAAAATTTTATTAAAAATTTAAATTTTAGCTCACCTTTTGCTTCGTTCAAACAGGAATTTTTTCGGTCTAAAACCTTTAATTCTCGATTCTAAATTCTCAATTTAAAATAAAACCGCTATATAAATTAAATTTTACTTTATAACTGTACACCATCAACTATCAACTCTTTTTATCAACGCTACACTCTCGATATGATAGGTCTGTGGAAACATATCTACAGGTTGAACCTCTATAGTCTTATAGCCGTGTTCATCTAGATACTTCAAATCCCTTGCTAAACTACTTGGATTACAGGAGACATAAACTATTCTCTCAGGCTCTATCTCTACAAAGCTCTTGAGAACATCTTCATGACACCCTTTACGTGGTGGATCTACTATAATTACCTCAGGGATAAAGATCTTCTTAAGTTCTGGTAAGACCTCTCTTACCTTACCTGCTTGGAAATGACAATTCTCTATTCCATTCAACTGAGCATTCTCTTTAGCAGCTTCAATCGCTTCTTCTACAACCTCTATCCCATAAACCTCTTTAGCTTGATCTGCAACATAAAGGGTAATTGAGCCCAATCCACAGTAAGCATCAATTACCTTCTCCTGACCAGTTAATCCTGCATACTCTACAGCTTGGTCATATAATACCTTGGCTTGTAAGGTATTGACTTGGAAGAAGGATAGTGGCGATATCTTATACTTAACCTTTCCTATGTAATCGAAGATATGATCCTCTCCTGCTAAAGTTTTGGTTAATTTACCTAAGACTACATTAGTCTTTTTAGAGTTGATATTATGCTGTACACTAACTAACTCAGGAATATCAGCCATCAATCTATCAGCTATCTCTCTTCCTTCAGGGAACTTGTTATCTTTAGTAACAAAGATTAACATAGCTTGATTGGTACAGACTCCTACCCTAACTACTAGATGTCGCATCAATCCCTTATGAACTTTCTCATCATAAATACTTGTACCATACTCTTCAAGTAATTTTATGGTTTCTCTAGATATTCTATTAATTAAAGGATGCTGAATCCCACAATCATTAATATCAATAATATCATGGCTTCCAGGTGCATAAAACCCTGTGATCACATTATTATCCTTGTCTAATCCCAAAGGAAACTGAGCTTTATTTCGATAAAAGAGGGGATTCTCCATTCCTTTGACAGGATTGATTTTAATATCTTTTAATTTCCCAATTCTCTCAATATTATCCCTGACAATCTCCCTTTTATGCTCCAATTGAGCCTGATAATTTATATGTTGAACCTGACACCCTCCACATTCTGTACTAAAGGAACATAATGGAATAATTCTATGCTCTGATTCATCAAGAACCTCTAATATCTCACCTCTTCCATAACTCTTCTTAACTTGAATTATCTTTACTCTTACTCTCTCCCCAGGGATACCCTTAGGAACAAAGATAGCAAAACCATCAATTCTTCCTACTACATCTCCTCCATGGGCTAAGCTCTCTAATTCAATAGTTACTACATCTCCAATATTTACTGGTCTTTTAGCCATTAATCTCGCTCCTTAATAAAATTATTATTATATTTTCTCATTATTAAGCATATATATTATCACATAAAGCAAATTTATAGTTATAAAATCCTATAAATTATTCATGTTAATAGCATTGGCTAAGTCTTTAGCTATGATTCTATTTTCTATATAAAAAAGAACTTACCTTCTTAAAGGAGTGAGAAAATGCTCAGAGAAGAGACTCTAGATAACATTGAGAAGCTAATTCAAGAATTAATTTGGAAGAGAAAGAAGAGTAAAGACACTAAAGAAAAGTTTAAATTAACTGCCAGAATAGAACAATTAAAACTATTAAAAAGTATTAAAAATAAATAATATTTTAAGTTTTATTTAACCTCTTGTGAATTAATGTAATTAAAGGGTGGGTAATGTTGTAATTTATCTATTGATTTGTAATTCTTTTACTGTTATAATAATATAAATATTCATAAAAAAACAAATCATAATAAAAGGAGCAATGAAATATAATCTGTACCTGGTCACCTAGATTATATGGAGCTAATGGTGAACCCACCCTATATTTTTTATAAAAAATACTTCTATTATAGAAGATTAGGGGGGGAAATATGAACACATTCTTTAAAAAATTATTTAAATCTAATGTAATTAAGAGTTCACAGGTAGCAGATGAGTTAAACCAACTCATTAGAGAAGAAACAGATAAGAAGTTAAGCTCTCTAAATTTAATCAATAGTAAAGAATCTGATTTCGATTTTATCTTAAACTGTAGTTATTTCTTTAGCTATCTACTAGCCACACGTAATAATGATATAAATATAAGTTCAACAGCTATAGAAAATGTAACTCATAATTTTGCTACTTACCTTATAGAGACTTATATAGACCAATATAATTTAGAAAAAGATAAAGATAAATACTTAAACAGGTTATATAAAGAGACAAAAGATTTAGTTAATCT
It encodes:
- a CDS encoding bifunctional heptose 7-phosphate kinase/heptose 1-phosphate adenyltransferase — encoded protein: MVKLLDYLTSFDKRRILVLGDMIADEFIIGQPERLSREAPVLILRHTDHKILPGGGTNAANNVAALDGQVYLAGVIGNDIVGEKLVDNLKADGMITDGLIVDSSRPTSVKTRILAGGGQTVKQQMVRVDKLETHDISKEIEDELINYVEEVIVEVDALILSDYGNGVFTDRIKEEVISIANKHNKIIAVDSRYELMTFKGITIATPNKEETEKAVGFKLKSANDIEKAGWKLKEDLNSKAMLVTLGGEGMQVFTDTGTTHIPASNYTEVFDVTGAGDTVIATLTLALASGAEMVEAMKLSNYAAGIVVKKSGVATTSREELAEVIGDAQ
- a CDS encoding D-glycero-alpha-D-manno-heptose-1,7-bisphosphate 7-phosphatase, coding for MDLSDVAVFMDRDGTVSKEIGYVNHPNRYELLPRSGLAIKKLNQSGIKAILATNQAGVARGYFKEEMIGQVHNRLEELLKSEGAYLDAIYYCHHHPRVGEGKFKKECNCRKPEPGMLLQGKEEFGVDLKKSYMIGDKISDVEVAHRVGAKGILVLTGYGMGDYQNAQDNWKVEPDYIAEDLFDAVEWILMDIEARED
- a CDS encoding HD-GYP domain-containing protein produces the protein MKPIPIDKLEEGMKLAKTIYNESGQLLLGAGMALKDNYIERLKKMNIPEIYIMDDNFPDVKAPEPISDKTRLEAIRVVKNTMESIKSGSEIDLAKVNQAVDSILDEILLQNHVVIHLNDIRTYDSYTFQHSVGVTILSILMSLHFNYTREDVKKIAIGAFLHDVGKIKVDKDIIMKPGKLTEEEYEEVKKHSTYGYHIIREVAGISILSAHIAYQHHEYVDGSGYPRGLKGEEISKWAQIVTVADIYDALTSDRVYKRKLMPHEALKIINELKGVKLNPECVDALLKHVAIFPVGAMVELSNNQVGIVVDVNKEDLSRPIVRIIKDEHGNKIEDIKEVDLIHNDNFKISRVIYN
- a CDS encoding HPr family phosphocarrier protein, whose protein sequence is MLTKKVTIQNKTGLHARPASLLIDAANKFDCSLQIIHENREANLKSIISVMSLAIGYGEKIIIRADGKDEQTALDKIIEVINNKFGEE
- a CDS encoding cold-shock protein, giving the protein MERGTVKWFDGAKGYGFIEREAGDDVFVHFSSIQDEGFKTLEEGQEVEFEITEGDRGPQAANVVKL
- a CDS encoding GAF domain-containing protein: MTKEEIYQNIILQVKGLTSAESDLMANLANVSAVLYNNLEEVNWAGFYLWKEDQLVLGPFQGKSACVRIAKGKGVCGTSVEKKETLVVKDVHDFSGHIACDAASSSEIVVPIIIDNQIKGVLDIDSPIKARFDEVDQKYLEEVVSILIKETEWRYSI
- a CDS encoding YdbC family protein, with product MANIKYEILEKIGKISESPKGWTKELNLISWNGRAAKYDLRDWAPDHEKMGKGITLTKEELKRLRDTLNGMNLG
- a CDS encoding cold-shock protein — encoded protein: MNKGTVKWFNAEKGYGFIEQEGGNDVFVHFSAIEGDGFKSLDEGQAVEFDIVEGDRGPQAANVIKL
- the rlmD gene encoding 23S rRNA (uracil(1939)-C(5))-methyltransferase RlmD, which codes for MAKVKKRAVLEVTIEDTVFPNTGVAYVDGHEIRVKNALPGQKVKTFLARKRSNHYKGKLLEVLESSPLEIEAKCPHYGECGGCSQQSIEYKLQIDNKEKQVKKLLDENGIEDYKFLGIEPSPSIFEYRNKMEFSFGDLERDGQLQLGMHPRARRFDIISVGGCKLVDDDFTLVLTTVLDYFREKGFKKYHIQSREGYLRHLVVRKGLNTGEILINLVTTSQINHDPIELSEKLQKLDYKGELVGFLQTINDDFSDAVKCEELIVHYGRDHYYEELLGLRFKVKPFSFFQPNTFGAEKLYSVVKEFLGDADNKLVYDLYCGTGTIGQIVASKAKEVVGIEIVEEAVEMAKENAQLNGLDNCRFIAGDVLEKIDELEEKPDLIIIDPPRAGIHPKALPKIINFGCEEMVYVSCNPKTLAPNLKEFQDAGYKIEEVKCVDMFPHTGHVETVARLVKG
- the rlmD gene encoding 23S rRNA (uracil(1939)-C(5))-methyltransferase RlmD, producing MAKRPVNIGDVVTIELESLAHGGDVVGRIDGFAIFVPKGIPGERVRVKIIQVKKSYGRGEILEVLDESEHRIIPLCSFSTECGGCQVQHINYQAQLEHKREIVRDNIERIGKLKDIKINPVKGMENPLFYRNKAQFPLGLDKDNNVITGFYAPGSHDIIDINDCGIQHPLINRISRETIKLLEEYGTSIYDEKVHKGLMRHLVVRVGVCTNQAMLIFVTKDNKFPEGREIADRLMADIPELVSVQHNINSKKTNVVLGKLTKTLAGEDHIFDYIGKVKYKISPLSFFQVNTLQAKVLYDQAVEYAGLTGQEKVIDAYCGLGSITLYVADQAKEVYGIEVVEEAIEAAKENAQLNGIENCHFQAGKVREVLPELKKIFIPEVIIVDPPRKGCHEDVLKSFVEIEPERIVYVSCNPSSLARDLKYLDEHGYKTIEVQPVDMFPQTYHIESVALIKRVDS